The following coding sequences are from one Thermodesulforhabdus norvegica window:
- a CDS encoding ABC transporter ATP-binding protein — translation MIKRQQEQSTILKLEGVSRNFGGLQALTEVSYRVPEGIIQAVIGPNGAGKTTLFNCISGLIPVTSGRIFFRDTRIDNLPAHRIASLGISRTFQHVALFKNMTVLENVMVGRHVKSHSGFMACGFRLPFMRREERDIRDRAYEFLKFVGLEPEARKPAGSLPLGKQKILEIARALATEPTLLLLDEPAGGLNAAETEELGELIKRIKNLGITVMIVEHDMNLVMEYSDRILVLHFGHVLAEGTPSEVKNDEKVIEVYLGTTEAC, via the coding sequence GCTGGAAGGAGTATCCCGTAATTTCGGAGGCCTTCAGGCCCTGACAGAGGTATCCTACCGTGTACCTGAAGGAATCATTCAGGCCGTAATCGGCCCCAACGGCGCGGGAAAGACGACTCTTTTCAACTGCATAAGCGGCCTTATCCCTGTGACATCTGGAAGAATCTTTTTTCGAGATACCAGAATAGACAATCTCCCGGCTCATCGCATTGCCAGCCTGGGAATATCGCGCACCTTTCAGCATGTAGCACTTTTCAAAAACATGACGGTTCTTGAAAATGTCATGGTGGGACGGCATGTGAAAAGCCATTCGGGGTTTATGGCCTGTGGTTTCAGACTGCCTTTTATGAGAAGGGAAGAGCGCGATATTAGAGACAGGGCCTATGAATTTTTGAAATTCGTGGGGCTTGAGCCGGAAGCACGGAAACCTGCGGGATCGCTTCCTCTGGGGAAGCAGAAAATACTGGAGATAGCCCGTGCCCTGGCCACCGAACCCACACTGCTTCTCCTTGACGAGCCTGCAGGAGGATTAAACGCCGCCGAAACGGAAGAACTGGGTGAGTTGATAAAAAGAATAAAAAATCTGGGGATAACGGTTATGATAGTGGAACACGATATGAACCTGGTAATGGAATACAGCGACCGAATACTCGTGCTTCATTTCGGTCACGTACTTGCGGAAGGCACGCCTTCTGAAGTGAAAAACGATGAGAAGGTGATAGAAGTTTATCTCGGAACCACCGAAGCCTGTTAG